Sequence from the Paramisgurnus dabryanus chromosome 3, PD_genome_1.1, whole genome shotgun sequence genome:
TATAAGAGATcaataaaagtgtttttataacatactttaaaagtgtttaaataatAAGCAATTTATACCAGAGGTTAGAGCTGACCCTTGTGATCAAATTATCAAGTTGATGACAGTTGTTGATACCAAGTGTTAAATGGCTCTTTATGTTAAGAGACAGTGCCAATCACATTATTTACATAACAACAACTGCTGCTTGGTCAATAGGGAAGCTGATACCTTTCAACAGGACATCTATGGAGGATGCACTAAGAAATGCAAATGGTATTTTTTCAAGATGTACAGCACCCACCAGCAGAGGCTGAGTGTTAacataaatgaaaataatgatGAAACCAGTAGCTCTCTTCTTTTGTCTCCTTTACTTACCTCCAAACCCACAGAAACCAGTCTCTTTATAATCTTTACATATGTCAGGCTGGTAATCCCACCGCACCGTGGCTCTGAGGTGTTCAGGGGCTCTGATTGGTCCTTTTCTATAGAGTTCATAGCAAAGCCATAAATTGTGAATATTCACATTGTGACAACAAGCATGCACAGCTGCCTCTTTGACCACTATTAAATGTTGACTTACCTAACCATACCAGAGGAGGCGTTGCCCATGGTTGAATCTTTTGGTTTAATGAATTTGTGATAATTGTTGATGCCACGATAAATTTTATCGTCTTCTTTACCAGTTAGTTCCTACAAGAAATAAAATACAGAAATGCCACAGTAGGATGAAGAGACTATGCCTGGTGTGTCTGTTGCCTGTCAATGTCAATCATTATATAAATGTGGTATCAGCCACAGAGAATTACAATACTCTTTCTCACCTCTTGAATCTTCTGGCTCCGCTCAAAGATGGCTTGAGCATCTTTGTCCCTCTCTGTGTCTAACTCATAAACAGCAGTGGCGCCCATATCGTCTGGTCCCTCCGGTTTCTGCAACACATATACACAGACACTAACATTAGCAGGACAATAATAAAGGTTTAATAACAGACCAAAATGGTACTACAGCCATGTAAATCATAATAAATATCATTGTTATGTTCTTCATTCACGGTTAGTTATCAATCATGTCGaaattattataagaaaatgtaaatgtgacaAGCTTACTTTAAATATGGGAGATCTATCACAGACTTACCGCTGAGCGAGTAGACTTGTACGCCACAGTCACACTCTTTTCCCCTTTTTCTTCTTCACTTTCACTTGATGTAACTGCTTCCTTCTCAACTTTTTTTGTCTATAGTGTAAAAGATGAAGTAAACACAATTTGAGAGTTCATAGAAACAACGAGAAACTGTTGGTTCTAAACAGCACAACACAGTCACAGTCTGCAGCACACAGTTTGCAAACAGCACAACACAGTCATCAAATGAAACCTGTGCCACCAAGCCAATTCTGTTATTGAGcattcccttacgaaaattaaccatggttttattttggtaaaagtgTAACAAACACTCGTGGCTTTAACGTAAACACCAGCTTCGTATAGGCTAACATAATCCAGATTTTACAAAACACGTGAAATACCAACATACTTTCTGAATCATGGGGTTGACAACGGCAGCTTTCTTCTTTCTGACCACAGCACATGCGTCCTCGTCGCTGCTtttgtctaaaaaaaaaaaaagataataatAATGATTACCAGTAATCCGCtatggtaaatggtaaatgcAGTCTTTGACAACTCACGAGAGAGCTCGcattacaaaataaacaaagcTGATCAGACAACATACGCGTTACCGACCATAAATACAAGGGCATAATACCTTTATCACTATCACTGGCATTTCTTTTGCGTGCAGAAAATTTCTTGTTTGATTTCTTAAACATAAACTTGCAGGTTGTTTTAGGTTCTTCAGACTCCGCCATCTTTAACCACACATGAAAACAAACCACTGAGTAAATGAGGCCAACTATACTTTACTCACAGTGCCTCCTATTGTTTAGGGggaattcataaaaaaatcagcGAACATATTCCATGCGTCTTTCTTTAATTCTTTAAACAGAACAGGCATAAAAGGTTTAAACTGTACTTTACTGTAAATCATGTACCATTTATTATGTAGTTTTTTAGTTATGCCAAAATGTATATTTGTTTGGGGGGGGTGAACTGGGGCCCTGTTGTGGAAACGGGTATATTGcgatttcttttactgtctatgattgcGATAAACCTGGGCAACATGAAAAACTATCAGGACTTTATTTCAAACATTAGACTTTAAATTGACTTCAGTACAGATTCATACGTAGTATTATTCCAATAGTTTatagggcgatttatagtcgtgcgtaggtcctacggcgtagctacggcgtaggctatccgtatcctgtgcgtagctctgcgtagcctgacgcgcacctcacaaaatttctaacagcgcgtcggctctacgcggaccgtaagcgctgtgattggtccaccagaacccctcccgtcaggtaaaaaaactgcgtcataggtatttccgtttgagacggtgaaaacaaagatgagccaagttgaggagtgattaaactcaaactgaaacataagtcgctgtttatttacttccattattgctggtcttctcaaattatacacaacaagttgctattttttcttcgtttgtgggttaacttgcttagcttcttcttctgtgacgacttctgctgcttctgtggttacacgcgtgattactgccaaccagcggtttcgcgtgtgtttgcacgtcgacgcggacggcgacgcacaagtataaatgaaaaccgacgcggaacctacgccgtcgctgctacgccgtaggacctacgcacgactataaatcgcccttatgTCTTTATACTCGAGAGACACGGACATTTCGTATGAAGAACCTTTATTTTGCATAAACTAACCACACCCATTCACTGTCGTGAATGGTCGCTATTCAAGCAAAGTGTCGTAAAGCACTGGTTTGCTTTACAGCCTCGCGCCATTTTAAGAAAGGATCAACTCGTTCTTCGTGACGAGAATACACGTTGTGCATAGCGTGGATAGGAATACATTTAAACTACTTGAAGGTTTTTGTAAATACATGCACGAAGAGTTCCAAAGGCACACGCAAAGGGGGTTTGGGCTAAAATTGGAGTTCTCCGTCAGAAGTGAATGAGACGCTGAGGTAACGTGAGACGGAAGGCCGCGCGGTGAAATGTTGCACATATCTGATCTCACGCACTGTTCAATTTCTGTTGATCCTAACCAGGATTTACTTTAGGTTTATAAATGTGTTTAACAATTTACAACAGTTGTGTAAAGTGTTTACATTGATTTAGTTTATAAGTTAAGATTTGGTACAGTGAAAAGAGTCTGTAGTCTAATTTGAATATATTGGGTGATGTTAGCACGCAGCTAACAGTGTTAGCTGGCACTGTTAGTATTACTGAAAGCAAGTTTATGAGGATTCCTTTGTACGTATTAATCGAAAGAGTTGTGCAGTACGCCACATTTTAAGGTTAACTGCATGTGGGGTAGATTTTAACAAGGTAGTTAAGTTTACTTTTCTTGAAGAATTTCTTAAAGTATCTGAACTCTCTTCACCCACCTCAACTTTACAGATTGCGCTAAATAAGGTTGTGCTGGAATGTTGAAGGAAAACCAATCgatgttgcattttttttaataggTGAACAATGACTCAGTTTCTCCCCCCGAACCTGCTGGCATTGTTTGCCCCGCGGGATCCGATACCGTTCCTGCCCCAACTGGAGAAACTTCCTCATGAGAAACATCACAACCAACCGTACTGCGGAATTGCTCCGTTCATCCGGCATTTTGAGGTACGTAGAAACAttgatttaaatgtatttgagcTTTAGTGCTATTTAAAAAGACAAAGTGCCGATATTTTCTACAATTCTAAACAGATTTGACTATTTGTGATATTGTGTTTTGGTTGTAATATAATTTGTATTGCTTGTCAGGACCCCAGAGATGCCCCACCACCCACAAGAGCGGAGACACGCGATGAAAGGATGGAAAGAAAGGTGAGGAAGCAATACAAATGCTTTGAGCTTGTATGGGGAAAGGACTGGTTATTTTGTAATGGTGTTATGTAGACTTTGCTAGTGCACTTTATGTAAGTCATTTACTGTTTTGCAT
This genomic interval carries:
- the rnf113a gene encoding E3 ubiquitin-protein ligase RNF113A gives rise to the protein MAESEEPKTTCKFMFKKSNKKFSARKRNASDSDKDKSSDEDACAVVRKKKAAVVNPMIQKTKKVEKEAVTSSESEEEKGEKSVTVAYKSTRSAKPEGPDDMGATAVYELDTERDKDAQAIFERSQKIQEELTGKEDDKIYRGINNYHKFIKPKDSTMGNASSGMVRKGPIRAPEHLRATVRWDYQPDICKDYKETGFCGFGDSCKFLHDRSDYKHGWQIERELDEGRYGANDDENYEVSSDEEDFPFKCFICRNTFKNPIVTKCRHYFCEGCALQHYRKSKRCYVCNQQTNGVFNPAKELMAKIQKHQAATDQPPSDEDD